A portion of the Streptomyces sp. YPW6 genome contains these proteins:
- a CDS encoding UBP-type zinc finger domain-containing protein, whose translation MSECAHVADLPRPEPVPLGATCPECLEAGTHPVQLRLCLTCGHVGCCDSSPLRHATGHFRATGHPVMRSFEPGEGWRWCFEDGSIV comes from the coding sequence ATGAGCGAGTGTGCGCATGTAGCGGATCTGCCACGCCCCGAGCCCGTGCCGCTCGGCGCGACGTGTCCCGAATGCCTGGAGGCGGGCACCCACCCCGTACAGCTGCGGCTCTGTCTGACCTGCGGGCACGTCGGCTGCTGCGATTCGTCGCCGCTGCGGCACGCCACCGGACACTTCCGGGCGACCGGTCACCCGGTGATGCGGAGCTTCGAGCCGGGTGAGGGCTGGCGCTGGTGCTTCGAGGACGGTTCGATCGTCTGA
- the nagB gene encoding glucosamine-6-phosphate deaminase produces the protein MEVVIVPDATAGGELIAEAIAALLRRKPDALLGVATGSTPLPIYRALASKVASGAVDASRARICQLDEYVGLPVGHSESYRSVVLREVVEPLGLSESSFMGPDGAAEDVQAACEAYDRALAEAGGVDLQLLGIGTDGHIGFNEPCSSLASRTRIKTLTEQTRVDNARFFDDDIEQVPHHVITQGIGTILDARHPILLATGEGKAEAVAQTVEGPVASIVPASALQLHPHATVVVDEAAASKLKLADYFRATYAAKPEWQGL, from the coding sequence GTGGAAGTTGTCATCGTCCCGGACGCCACGGCAGGCGGCGAACTGATCGCGGAGGCCATCGCCGCGCTGCTCCGCCGCAAGCCCGACGCCCTGCTCGGCGTTGCCACCGGCTCGACCCCGCTGCCCATCTACCGCGCGCTCGCGTCGAAGGTCGCCTCCGGCGCGGTCGACGCCTCGCGCGCCCGGATCTGCCAGCTCGACGAGTACGTCGGGCTGCCCGTGGGACACTCCGAGTCGTACCGCTCCGTGGTGCTGCGCGAGGTCGTCGAGCCGCTCGGGCTCTCCGAGTCCTCCTTCATGGGCCCCGACGGTGCGGCCGAGGACGTCCAGGCGGCCTGCGAGGCGTACGACCGGGCGCTGGCGGAGGCGGGCGGCGTGGACCTCCAGCTGCTGGGCATCGGTACCGACGGGCACATCGGCTTCAACGAGCCGTGCTCCTCGCTCGCCTCGCGCACCCGGATCAAGACGCTGACCGAGCAGACCCGGGTGGACAACGCGCGCTTCTTCGACGACGACATCGAGCAGGTGCCGCACCACGTGATCACGCAGGGCATCGGGACGATTTTGGACGCCCGGCACCCGATCCTGCTGGCCACCGGGGAGGGCAAGGCGGAGGCCGTCGCCCAGACGGTGGAGGGCCCGGTCGCCTCGATCGTGCCCGCGTCGGCGCTCCAGCTGCACCCGCACGCGACGGTGGTGGTGGACGAGGCGGCGGCGTCGAAGCTGAAGCTGGCGGACTACTTCCGGGCCACGTACGCGGCGAAGCCGGAGTGGCAGGGGCTGTAG
- a CDS encoding WhiB family transcriptional regulator: protein MDWRHNAVCREEDPELFFPIGNTGPALLQIEEAKAVCRRCPVMEQCLQWALESGQDSGVWGGLSEDERRAMKRRAARNRARNASA from the coding sequence ATGGACTGGCGTCACAACGCCGTTTGTCGTGAGGAAGACCCCGAGCTGTTCTTCCCCATCGGCAACACCGGTCCTGCGCTGCTGCAGATCGAGGAAGCCAAGGCTGTCTGCCGCCGCTGCCCCGTCATGGAGCAGTGCCTGCAGTGGGCGCTCGAGTCCGGCCAGGACTCCGGCGTCTGGGGTGGCCTCAGCGAGGACGAGCGCCGCGCGATGAAGCGCCGCGCCGCTCGCAACCGGGCGCGTAACGCCAGCGCCTGA
- a CDS encoding 1-aminocyclopropane-1-carboxylate deaminase/D-cysteine desulfhydrase: MTTPHPGPHGPGALLRPRLPSPLREVQDERFARRGVRLLLKRDDLIHPDLPGNKWRKLALNLEAAAGRTVLTFGGAYSNHLRATAAAGRLLGFGTVGVVRGDELAHRPLNPSLAQCAADGMRLHFVDRATYRAKTSPEVLGGLLSRFGDVEVIPEGGSNAPAARGCTALGRELAGEVDVAAVACGTGGTLAGLAAGLGPGQRALGVPVVGGGFLAGEVARLQREAFGGPAGDWALEERFVFGGYARTTPELDAFADGFEERHGLPVERVYVAKLLFALTALAGEGAFAPGTRVAAVITGAPDGPPQEPSVSR, encoded by the coding sequence GTGACCACCCCGCACCCCGGCCCGCACGGCCCCGGCGCCCTTCTGCGACCCCGGCTCCCCTCCCCCTTGCGGGAGGTCCAGGACGAGCGCTTCGCCCGCCGCGGGGTGCGGCTCCTCCTCAAGCGGGACGACCTGATCCACCCCGATCTGCCGGGCAACAAGTGGCGCAAACTCGCCCTCAACCTGGAGGCCGCCGCCGGGCGCACCGTGCTCACGTTCGGCGGTGCGTACTCCAACCATCTCCGGGCCACCGCGGCGGCCGGGCGGCTGCTGGGCTTCGGGACCGTCGGTGTCGTCCGCGGCGACGAGCTGGCGCACCGGCCGCTCAACCCCTCGCTGGCCCAATGCGCGGCCGACGGGATGCGGCTGCACTTCGTGGACCGTGCGACGTACCGGGCGAAGACCTCGCCCGAGGTCCTGGGCGGGCTGCTGAGCCGGTTCGGGGACGTGGAGGTCATCCCGGAGGGCGGCAGCAACGCGCCGGCCGCACGGGGCTGTACGGCGCTGGGGCGCGAGCTGGCCGGAGAGGTGGACGTGGCGGCCGTGGCCTGCGGGACCGGCGGCACCCTGGCCGGGCTCGCCGCCGGGCTGGGTCCGGGGCAGCGGGCGCTCGGCGTGCCGGTGGTCGGCGGCGGCTTCCTGGCCGGGGAGGTGGCGCGGCTCCAGCGTGAGGCGTTCGGCGGCCCGGCCGGTGACTGGGCACTGGAGGAGCGCTTCGTCTTCGGCGGCTACGCCCGTACGACCCCGGAACTGGACGCCTTCGCCGACGGCTTCGAGGAGCGGCACGGGCTGCCCGTCGAGCGGGTCTACGTCGCCAAGCTGCTGTTCGCGCTGACCGCGCTGGCCGGGGAGGGGGCGTTCGCGCCGGGCACCCGCGTGGCCGCCGTGATCACCGGCGCCCCGGACGGGCCGCCTCAGGAGCCGTCCGTCTCCCGGTAG
- a CDS encoding SIS domain-containing protein gives MSATFPADPGNQGDRPGRIMSGEMAEQPAMLRRILDRGAPRIREVAAEIAARKPRFVLLTARGTSDNAALYAKYLLEVRRGLPCGLASMSTTTAYGARPDLRDVLVITVSQSGGSPDLVASTRAAREAGAVTLAVTNNPDSALAAVSEYHIDILAGPEKALPATKTYTASLLCLYLFVEGLGGRDGTEAAAGLPDLAGAILGRRAEVKALASRYRFAERMVITSRGYGYPTAKEAALKLMETSYIPALSYSGADLLHGPLAMVDNISPVIAVVTDGRGGEALQPVLDRLRGRGADLFVVGPKAQVEAASAGFSLPTAGVPEELQPILEILPLQMLAYEVTIARGQDPDAPRALAKVTETR, from the coding sequence ATGTCCGCCACCTTTCCGGCCGACCCGGGCAACCAGGGCGACCGGCCGGGCCGCATCATGTCCGGCGAGATGGCCGAGCAGCCCGCGATGCTGCGCCGCATCCTCGACCGGGGCGCGCCCCGCATCCGCGAGGTCGCGGCCGAGATCGCCGCCCGGAAGCCCCGCTTCGTCCTGCTCACCGCCCGGGGCACGTCGGACAACGCGGCCCTGTACGCCAAGTACCTGCTGGAGGTCCGCCGCGGCCTGCCCTGCGGTCTCGCCTCGATGTCCACGACGACGGCCTACGGCGCCCGGCCGGACCTGCGGGACGTCCTGGTGATCACCGTCAGCCAGTCGGGCGGCTCACCGGACCTGGTGGCCTCCACGCGGGCCGCCCGGGAGGCCGGGGCGGTCACCCTCGCGGTCACGAACAACCCCGACTCCGCCCTCGCCGCGGTGTCCGAGTACCACATCGACATCCTGGCCGGCCCGGAGAAGGCGCTCCCGGCCACCAAGACCTACACCGCCTCCCTGCTCTGCCTGTACCTCTTCGTGGAGGGCCTGGGCGGCCGGGACGGCACCGAAGCCGCCGCGGGCCTGCCCGACCTCGCCGGCGCGATCCTGGGCCGCCGGGCCGAGGTCAAGGCGCTGGCCTCCCGCTACCGCTTCGCCGAACGCATGGTGATCACCTCGCGCGGCTACGGCTATCCGACGGCCAAGGAGGCGGCGCTGAAGCTCATGGAGACCAGCTACATCCCCGCTCTCTCCTACTCCGGGGCGGACCTGCTGCACGGTCCGCTGGCGATGGTCGACAACATCTCCCCGGTGATCGCCGTGGTCACCGACGGCCGGGGCGGCGAGGCCCTCCAGCCGGTGCTGGACCGGCTGCGCGGCCGCGGCGCGGATCTCTTCGTGGTCGGCCCCAAGGCCCAGGTGGAGGCGGCGTCGGCCGGCTTCTCGCTGCCCACGGCGGGCGTCCCGGAGGAGCTGCAGCCGATCCTGGAGATCCTGCCGCTGCAGATGCTCGCGTACGAGGTGACGATCGCCCGGGGGCAGGACCCGGACGCGCCCCGAGCCCTGGCGAAGGTGACCGAGACCCGCTGA
- a CDS encoding Na+/H+ antiporter gives MDALPLIALVAGSAAVAGAARRTPVPAPLVLVAVGLVAGFSPGIPTYHLDADVVLPLLLPPLLHTAALDSSYLDLRANIRPVALLSVGYTLFATVAVGWLAHRIIPDLPLTAALVLGAVVAPPDAVTAAAIARRVGLPARVTTILQGESLVNDATAITAFRVALAAAVGEGMSWGAGIGEFLLAAIGGVGVGLLLMVPLHWLRTHLKEALLQNTLSLLIPFVAYAAAERVHASGVLAVVVVALYLGHRSWQVDFATRLQEAAVWKMVAFILESAVFALIGLQLPFVLKELGPFGVREAVGYAAAVFLAVVVVRFVWVYPATYLPRWLSRRVREREPGTDWTAPLIVGWAGMRGVVSLAVAFSIPLAAQDGSPFPARNLVLFLTFTTVIGTLVIQGLTLPLLVRVLKLPHPDPQTVTLIEAQAQNEASEAAEARLRELLEDPHNSLPPPLADRLRSVLERRRNAVWERLGAADPVTGESADDTYRRLSREMIEAERAVFVRLRDERRIDDEMMRTLLRRLDLEEAAAYRETDGS, from the coding sequence ATGGACGCGCTGCCGCTGATCGCCCTGGTCGCCGGGAGTGCGGCGGTGGCCGGCGCGGCCCGCCGCACCCCGGTGCCCGCCCCGCTCGTGCTCGTCGCTGTGGGGCTGGTGGCCGGCTTCTCTCCGGGCATCCCGACGTACCACCTGGACGCCGATGTCGTCCTCCCGCTGCTGCTCCCGCCGTTGCTCCACACGGCGGCCCTGGACAGCTCGTACCTGGATCTGCGGGCCAACATCCGGCCGGTCGCCCTGCTCTCCGTCGGCTACACCCTCTTCGCCACCGTCGCGGTGGGCTGGCTGGCGCACCGGATCATCCCGGACCTGCCGCTGACCGCCGCGCTGGTCCTGGGGGCCGTCGTCGCCCCGCCGGACGCCGTGACGGCCGCCGCGATCGCCCGCCGGGTCGGGCTGCCCGCCCGGGTGACCACGATCCTCCAGGGCGAGTCCCTGGTGAACGACGCGACGGCGATCACCGCCTTCAGGGTGGCGCTGGCCGCGGCGGTGGGGGAGGGGATGAGCTGGGGCGCCGGAATCGGCGAGTTCCTGCTCGCCGCGATCGGCGGGGTCGGGGTCGGCCTGCTGCTCATGGTGCCGCTGCACTGGCTGCGCACCCACCTGAAGGAAGCGCTCCTCCAGAACACGCTGTCCCTCCTGATCCCCTTCGTCGCGTACGCGGCGGCCGAACGGGTGCACGCCTCCGGTGTCCTCGCCGTGGTCGTCGTCGCCCTCTACCTGGGCCACCGCTCCTGGCAGGTCGACTTCGCCACCCGCCTCCAGGAAGCCGCCGTCTGGAAGATGGTGGCGTTCATCCTGGAGTCCGCGGTGTTCGCGCTGATCGGCCTCCAGCTGCCGTTCGTCCTGAAGGAACTCGGCCCGTTCGGCGTCCGGGAAGCCGTCGGGTACGCCGCCGCGGTCTTCCTGGCCGTCGTCGTGGTCCGCTTCGTCTGGGTCTACCCGGCCACCTACCTGCCCCGGTGGCTCTCGCGGCGGGTGAGGGAACGCGAGCCCGGGACCGACTGGACCGCGCCGCTCATCGTCGGCTGGGCGGGGATGCGCGGGGTCGTCTCGCTCGCCGTCGCGTTCTCCATCCCCCTGGCCGCCCAGGACGGCTCCCCCTTCCCGGCCCGCAACCTGGTGCTGTTCCTGACCTTCACCACCGTCATCGGGACACTGGTGATCCAGGGCCTGACCCTGCCCCTCCTCGTCCGCGTGCTGAAGCTGCCGCACCCCGACCCGCAGACCGTCACGCTCATCGAGGCACAGGCCCAGAACGAGGCGTCCGAGGCGGCCGAGGCCCGGCTGCGGGAGCTGCTGGAGGACCCGCACAACAGCCTCCCGCCGCCGCTGGCCGACCGCCTGCGCAGCGTGCTGGAGCGCCGCCGCAACGCCGTCTGGGAGCGGCTGGGGGCCGCCGACCCGGTCACCGGGGAGTCGGCGGACGACACCTACCGGCGGCTCTCGCGGGAGATGATCGAGGCCGAACGCGCGGTCTTCGTCCGGCTCCGGGACGAGCGGCGGATCGACGACGAGATGATGCGCACGCTGCTGCGCCGGCTGGACCTGGAGGAGGCGGCCGCCTACCGGGAGACGGACGGCTCCTGA
- a CDS encoding sensor histidine kinase, which yields MNDLVRQHTALSDTDLEWLHLLVSEWQLLSDLSFADLVLWVPTRDGTRYVSVAQMRPNTGPTSYQDDMVGHLVPRGRRPLLDAALDEGRIVREGDPEWREEVPVRVESIPVRRDGRVLGVIARNTNLLTVRTPSRLELTYLQSASDLAQMIAAGSFPFPGQQVEMDASPRVGDGLIRLDADGIVQYASPNGLSAYHRLGLASDLVGHHLGTVTAELAPSRGPVDEALVKVASGYAPREFEVEGAGGVIQLRAIPLKPKGVRIGSLVLLRDVTELRRRERELITKDATIREIHHRVKNNLQTVAALLRLQSRRMDSEQGREALNEAVRRVGSIAIVHETLSQNLDERVEFDEIADRVIAMVAEISPGKVTCRRTGRFGILDAEVATPLSMVLTEVLQNALEHAFALADHGTVEVSAVRGGSSAEGRLLITVTDDGRGLPEGFDPKQAGNLGLQIVRTLVEGELGGTFGMVPAPGRGTQVVLDLPVQGVK from the coding sequence ATGAACGACCTCGTCCGCCAGCACACCGCTCTGAGCGACACCGACCTCGAGTGGCTCCATCTGCTGGTCTCGGAGTGGCAGCTGCTCTCCGACCTGTCCTTCGCCGACCTCGTGCTGTGGGTGCCCACCCGCGACGGCACGCGCTACGTCTCCGTCGCCCAGATGCGCCCCAACACCGGGCCCACCTCCTACCAGGACGACATGGTCGGCCACCTGGTGCCGCGGGGCCGCCGCCCGCTGCTCGACGCGGCCCTGGACGAGGGCCGGATCGTGCGCGAGGGCGACCCGGAGTGGCGTGAGGAGGTGCCCGTACGGGTCGAGTCCATCCCCGTACGCCGTGACGGGCGGGTGCTCGGCGTCATCGCCCGCAACACCAACCTGCTCACCGTGCGCACCCCTTCCCGGCTGGAGCTCACCTACCTCCAGTCCGCATCCGACCTGGCCCAGATGATCGCGGCCGGGTCCTTCCCCTTCCCCGGCCAGCAGGTCGAGATGGATGCATCCCCGCGCGTGGGTGACGGCCTGATCCGGCTCGACGCCGACGGGATCGTCCAGTACGCCAGCCCCAACGGCCTCTCCGCCTACCACCGTCTCGGTCTCGCCTCCGACCTGGTCGGCCACCACCTCGGCACCGTCACCGCCGAACTGGCCCCGTCGCGGGGGCCGGTGGACGAGGCGCTGGTCAAGGTGGCCAGCGGTTACGCGCCCCGCGAGTTCGAGGTGGAGGGAGCGGGCGGGGTGATCCAGCTGCGGGCCATCCCGCTCAAGCCCAAGGGCGTCCGGATCGGCTCCCTCGTCCTGCTCCGGGACGTCACCGAACTGCGCCGCCGTGAGCGCGAGTTGATCACCAAGGACGCGACCATCCGGGAGATCCACCACCGGGTGAAGAACAACCTCCAGACGGTGGCCGCCCTGTTGCGCCTCCAGTCCCGCCGGATGGACTCCGAACAGGGCCGCGAGGCCCTCAACGAGGCGGTCCGGCGCGTCGGTTCGATCGCCATCGTCCATGAGACGCTGTCCCAGAACCTGGACGAGCGGGTCGAGTTCGACGAGATCGCCGACCGGGTCATCGCGATGGTGGCGGAGATCTCCCCGGGCAAGGTGACCTGCCGGCGCACCGGACGTTTCGGCATCCTCGACGCCGAGGTCGCCACCCCGCTCTCCATGGTCCTGACCGAGGTGCTGCAGAACGCCCTGGAGCACGCCTTCGCCCTGGCCGACCACGGCACGGTCGAGGTCTCCGCGGTGCGGGGCGGATCGTCCGCCGAGGGGCGGTTGCTGATCACCGTCACCGATGACGGGCGCGGTCTGCCCGAGGGGTTCGACCCGAAGCAGGCCGGCAACCTCGGGCTCCAGATCGTACGGACGCTGGTGGAGGGGGAGTTGGGCGGCACGTTCGGCATGGTCCCGGCCCCCGGGCGCGGCACCCAGGTGGTGCTGGACCTTCCGGTGCAGGGCGTGAAGTAG
- a CDS encoding anti-sigma regulatory factor, producing the protein MSQIAGEPGNQDFVEVRLPAAGAYLSVLRTATAGLAARLDFTLDEIEDLRIAVDEACAILLQQAVPGSVLSCVFRLVDDSLEVTVAAPTTDGRAPERDTFAWTVLSALAGKVDSTVADDRTVSISLYKQRGAGPGPA; encoded by the coding sequence GTGTCCCAGATCGCAGGCGAGCCCGGGAATCAGGACTTCGTGGAAGTCCGGCTGCCCGCTGCGGGTGCCTACCTGTCGGTGCTGCGAACGGCCACGGCCGGTCTCGCAGCGCGTTTGGACTTCACTCTCGACGAGATCGAGGACCTTCGCATCGCGGTCGACGAGGCCTGCGCGATCCTGCTCCAGCAGGCCGTGCCGGGATCCGTCCTCAGCTGCGTCTTCCGTCTCGTCGACGACTCCCTCGAAGTGACGGTGGCGGCGCCCACCACCGACGGCCGGGCGCCCGAGCGCGACACCTTCGCCTGGACGGTGCTCTCCGCACTGGCCGGCAAGGTCGACTCCACGGTCGCGGACGACCGTACGGTCAGCATCAGCCTCTACAAACAGCGCGGCGCCGGCCCCGGGCCGGCGTGA
- a CDS encoding globin domain-containing protein, protein MLSDRSTDTVRATLPVVGAAIGDIADLFYEKLFTAHPELLRDLFNRGNQASGDQRRALAGSIAAFATALVERPGTRPDVLLERIAHKHASLGVAPEQYEVVHTHLFAAIADALGDAVTPQVAAAWDEVYWLMAGSLIAVEKRLYAQQGVLAGDVWNTWEVAARVEETEDVTTFLLHPAQDTPPPAFRPGQYVSVQVELPDGARQIRQYSLSRAPGSRLRSITVKRLRGQGSPDGEVSRHLHEHVRTGDLLRISAPYGDLVLDHLDAPLLLASAGIGCTPVLSMLEHLVQEGHRGPVTVVHGDRAPAAHALRTDHMRLTEKLADAEAHFWYEAPEPGHPANRTGLVDLDGITVRPGTHAYLCGPLPFMRSVRGRLLEAGVRPADIHYEVFGPDLWLASS, encoded by the coding sequence ATGCTCTCCGACCGGTCCACCGACACCGTCCGCGCCACCCTCCCCGTCGTCGGGGCGGCCATCGGGGACATCGCGGACCTCTTCTACGAGAAGCTGTTCACCGCCCACCCCGAGCTGCTGCGGGACCTGTTCAACCGGGGCAACCAGGCGTCGGGCGACCAGCGCAGGGCTCTGGCCGGATCCATCGCCGCGTTCGCGACCGCACTGGTCGAGCGGCCCGGCACCCGGCCCGACGTGCTGCTGGAGCGGATCGCCCACAAGCACGCCTCGCTCGGAGTGGCCCCGGAGCAGTACGAGGTGGTGCACACCCATCTGTTCGCGGCCATCGCCGACGCCCTGGGCGACGCGGTCACCCCTCAGGTCGCCGCCGCCTGGGACGAGGTCTACTGGCTGATGGCGGGCTCCCTGATCGCCGTCGAGAAGCGCCTTTACGCCCAGCAGGGCGTCCTGGCCGGTGATGTCTGGAACACCTGGGAGGTGGCCGCCCGGGTCGAGGAGACCGAGGACGTCACCACGTTCCTGCTGCACCCCGCCCAGGACACGCCCCCGCCTGCCTTCCGGCCCGGCCAGTACGTCTCCGTCCAGGTCGAACTCCCGGACGGGGCCCGCCAGATACGCCAGTACAGCCTCTCCCGCGCACCCGGCTCCCGGCTGCGGTCGATCACCGTGAAGCGCCTGCGCGGCCAGGGCTCGCCGGACGGCGAGGTCTCCCGGCACCTGCACGAGCACGTCCGCACGGGCGACCTGCTGCGCATCTCCGCGCCCTACGGGGACCTGGTGCTGGACCACCTGGACGCGCCCCTGCTGCTGGCCTCGGCGGGCATCGGCTGCACGCCCGTGCTGTCGATGCTGGAGCACCTCGTCCAGGAGGGGCACCGGGGCCCGGTCACCGTCGTGCACGGCGACCGCGCACCGGCCGCCCACGCGCTGCGCACCGACCACATGCGGCTGACGGAGAAGCTCGCGGACGCCGAGGCGCACTTCTGGTACGAGGCCCCGGAGCCCGGCCACCCGGCGAACCGCACCGGCCTCGTCGACCTGGACGGCATCACCGTACGGCCGGGAACGCACGCCTACCTGTGCGGCCCGCTCCCCTTCATGCGGTCCGTCCGGGGCCGACTGCTGGAGGCGGGGGTACGGCCGGCCGACATCCACTACGAAGTGTTCGGCCCGGACCTCTGGCTGGCCTCCTCCTGA
- a CDS encoding RNA polymerase sigma factor SigF, with protein sequence MRDETIRSGVVRPAGIPEQQARPHPEDGADGPEGFDVAVEQQSQAERAGQMSEHGHHDPHDRSGARALFFELRGLPDGSPEKAELRNRLVRMHLPLVEHLARRFRNRGEPLDDLTQVATIGLIKSVDRFDPDRGVEFSTYATPTVVGEIKRHFRDKGWAVRVPRRLQELRLSLTTATAELSQQHGRSPTVHELAERLGISEEEVLEGLESANAYSTLSLDVPDTDDESPAVADTLGSEDEALEGVEYRESLKPLLEDLPPREKRILLLRFFGNMTQSQIAQEVGISQMHVSRLLARTLAQLRERLLVEE encoded by the coding sequence GTGCGGGACGAGACGATCCGATCCGGGGTGGTGCGCCCAGCAGGCATCCCGGAGCAGCAGGCCCGGCCGCATCCGGAGGACGGAGCGGACGGGCCCGAGGGCTTCGACGTCGCGGTGGAGCAGCAGTCGCAGGCAGAGCGGGCGGGCCAGATGAGCGAGCACGGGCACCACGATCCACACGACCGCAGCGGGGCCCGGGCCCTGTTCTTCGAGCTGCGGGGGCTGCCCGACGGTTCCCCGGAGAAGGCCGAGCTGCGCAACCGGCTGGTGCGCATGCATCTGCCGCTGGTGGAGCATCTGGCCCGCCGCTTCCGCAATCGCGGGGAGCCCCTGGACGACCTCACGCAGGTCGCCACGATCGGGCTGATCAAGTCCGTGGACCGGTTCGACCCGGACCGGGGGGTGGAGTTCTCCACGTACGCCACCCCCACGGTGGTCGGCGAGATCAAGCGCCACTTCCGGGACAAGGGCTGGGCGGTGCGGGTGCCGCGCCGCCTCCAGGAGCTGCGTCTGTCGCTGACCACGGCCACCGCGGAGCTCTCCCAGCAGCACGGCCGTTCGCCGACCGTGCACGAACTGGCGGAGCGGCTCGGCATCTCCGAGGAGGAGGTGCTGGAGGGCCTGGAGTCGGCCAACGCGTACAGCACGCTCTCACTGGACGTGCCGGACACGGACGACGAGTCGCCGGCCGTGGCGGACACGCTGGGGTCCGAGGACGAGGCGCTGGAGGGGGTGGAGTACCGGGAGTCGCTCAAGCCGCTCCTGGAGGACCTGCCGCCGCGCGAGAAGCGGATCCTGCTGCTGCGCTTCTTCGGGAACATGACCCAGTCGCAGATCGCCCAGGAGGTCGGCATCTCCCAGATGCACGTCTCGCGGCTGCTGGCCCGCACCCTGGCGCAGCTCCGTGAGCGGTTGCTCGTCGAGGAGTGA
- a CDS encoding diacylglycerol kinase family protein, translating into MRALLVVNPAATTTSARTRDVLIHALASEMKLEAVTTEYRGHARDLGRRAADSDDIDLVVALGGDGTVNEVVNGLLHRGPDVDNLPKLAVVPGGSTNVFARALGLPNDAVEATGAILDALENRTERTVGLGLAAGTPGTEDESVPERWFTFCAGLGFDAGVVGRVEQKREGGKRSTHALYVRQVVRQFLNEAHRRHGTITLDVPGQDPVTDLALSIICNTAPWTYLGNRPVYASPKASFDTALDVLGLKRLSTPAVALYGTQLLTSSPEKGPRGKHAVSRHDLTDFTLHSKVPLPFQMDGDHLGLRTSVTFTGVRRALRVIV; encoded by the coding sequence ATGCGCGCACTCCTCGTGGTCAATCCAGCTGCTACCACCACCAGTGCCCGCACCCGTGACGTGCTCATCCACGCACTGGCCAGCGAGATGAAGCTGGAGGCGGTGACCACGGAGTACCGGGGGCACGCGCGGGACCTGGGGCGGCGGGCCGCGGACAGCGACGACATCGACCTGGTGGTCGCCCTCGGCGGTGACGGCACGGTGAACGAGGTCGTGAACGGGCTGCTGCACCGGGGTCCGGACGTGGACAACCTCCCGAAGCTGGCCGTGGTCCCCGGTGGCTCCACCAACGTCTTCGCGCGTGCCCTGGGGCTGCCGAACGACGCGGTGGAGGCGACCGGCGCGATCCTGGACGCCCTGGAGAACCGGACCGAACGCACGGTCGGGCTGGGCCTGGCCGCCGGCACCCCGGGCACCGAGGACGAGTCCGTGCCCGAACGCTGGTTCACTTTCTGTGCCGGACTGGGGTTCGACGCCGGAGTCGTGGGCCGGGTCGAACAGAAACGCGAGGGCGGCAAGCGTTCGACGCACGCCCTGTACGTACGCCAGGTGGTGCGGCAGTTCCTGAACGAGGCCCACCGCCGGCACGGGACGATCACGCTCGACGTGCCCGGCCAGGACCCGGTGACCGACCTCGCGCTCTCCATAATCTGCAACACCGCCCCCTGGACCTACCTGGGCAATCGCCCGGTCTACGCCTCGCCGAAGGCCTCCTTCGACACCGCGCTGGACGTGCTCGGACTGAAGCGTCTGTCCACCCCGGCGGTGGCTCTCTACGGCACCCAGCTGCTCACTTCGAGCCCCGAGAAGGGGCCGCGCGGGAAGCACGCCGTTTCACGGCATGACCTCACGGACTTCACCTTGCATTCAAAGGTCCCACTGCCCTTCCAGATGGACGGTGACCACCTGGGACTGCGTACGAGCGTGACGTTCACAGGCGTACGCCGTGCACTGCGTGTGATTGTGTGA